A single genomic interval of Streptococcus suis harbors:
- a CDS encoding YSIRK-type signal peptide-containing protein (The YSIRK form of extended signal peptide directs nascent proteins to the cross-wall site, while signal peptides lacking YSIRK direct proteins instead to the cell pole. A large fraction of YSIRK proteins are surface proteins anchored by sortase-mediated processing of a C-terminal LPXTG motif.), producing MNRQTEIFSLRKSKVGLASVMIALMWFGTVVKVDESNLSVKRKDFR from the coding sequence ATGAATAGACAGACTGAAATTTTTTCGTTGAGAAAGAGTAAGGTTGGATTAGCTTCTGTTATGATTGCGCTTATGTGGTTTGGAACAGTTGTAAAAGTTGATGAAAGTAACTTATCGGTTAAAAGGAAAGATTTTAGATAA
- a CDS encoding bifunctional methylenetetrahydrofolate dehydrogenase/methenyltetrahydrofolate cyclohydrolase, which produces MTVIDGKALGVKLQAALAEKTARLKEEKGLVPGLVVILVGENPASQVYVRNKERSALAAGFKSEVVRVPDTISESDLLDLIERYNQDDEWHGILVQLPLPAHISEEKVLLAIDPDKDVDGFHPTNMGKFWSGHPVMIPSTPAGIMEMFKEYQIELEGKSALVIGRSNIVGKPMAQLLLDANATVTIAHSRTKNLPELARQADILVVAIGRGHFVTKEFVKPGAVVIDVGMNRDENGKLIGDVKYDEVSEVASYITPVPGGVGPMTITMLMEQTYEACFRSTK; this is translated from the coding sequence ATGACAGTCATTGATGGGAAAGCACTAGGTGTAAAATTGCAGGCTGCCTTGGCGGAGAAAACTGCTCGATTAAAAGAAGAAAAGGGATTGGTACCAGGTCTTGTAGTTATTTTAGTTGGCGAAAATCCTGCTAGTCAGGTCTATGTACGGAATAAGGAGCGGTCAGCTCTAGCTGCTGGATTCAAGAGTGAGGTTGTTCGCGTTCCAGATACGATTTCTGAGTCAGACTTGTTGGATTTGATTGAGCGCTATAATCAGGATGATGAATGGCATGGTATTTTGGTGCAATTGCCCTTACCAGCCCACATCAGCGAGGAGAAGGTCTTGTTGGCCATTGACCCAGATAAGGATGTGGATGGTTTTCATCCGACTAATATGGGGAAATTTTGGTCAGGTCATCCTGTCATGATTCCATCTACTCCAGCAGGAATTATGGAAATGTTCAAGGAATATCAGATTGAGCTGGAAGGGAAGTCAGCTTTAGTTATTGGTCGTTCTAATATTGTTGGTAAACCGATGGCACAGCTGCTGCTGGATGCCAATGCTACTGTAACGATTGCGCATTCTCGCACCAAAAACTTGCCAGAGCTTGCTCGTCAGGCCGATATTCTTGTTGTTGCCATTGGTCGTGGTCATTTTGTGACCAAAGAATTTGTTAAGCCAGGTGCCGTGGTGATTGATGTTGGTATGAATCGTGATGAAAATGGCAAGCTAATCGGTGATGTCAAATACGATGAGGTATCAGAAGTGGCAAGTTATATTACCCCAGTTCCAGGTGGTGTTGGTCCGATGACTATTACCATGTTGATGGAACAGACCTATGAAGCTTGTTTCAGAAGTACAAAATAA
- a CDS encoding amino acid ABC transporter ATP-binding protein, whose amino-acid sequence MSNAIISIKDLHKYFGKNEVLKGIDLDIQQGQVVVIIGPSGSGKSTFLRTMNLLEVPTKGTVTFEGVDITDKSNDIFKMREKMGMVFQQFNLFPNMTVLDNITLSPIKTKGIAKDEAEKKAKELLEKVGLPDKANAYPQSLSGGQQQRIAIARGLAMDPDVLLFDEPTSALDPEMVGEVLAVMQDLAKSGMTMVIVTHEMGFAREVADRVIFMDGGVIVEDGTPEEVFEHTKEERTKDFLSKVL is encoded by the coding sequence ATGTCTAATGCGATTATTTCTATCAAGGATTTACATAAGTACTTCGGAAAGAATGAGGTTCTAAAAGGAATTGATTTAGATATTCAACAAGGTCAGGTGGTTGTTATTATCGGTCCATCAGGGTCAGGGAAATCGACTTTCTTACGTACAATGAACCTCTTAGAAGTACCAACCAAGGGAACTGTTACATTTGAAGGTGTTGATATTACTGACAAGTCAAATGATATTTTCAAGATGCGTGAAAAGATGGGAATGGTTTTTCAACAGTTCAATCTTTTTCCAAATATGACGGTATTAGATAATATTACTTTATCACCTATTAAGACAAAGGGAATTGCAAAGGATGAGGCTGAGAAGAAGGCTAAGGAATTACTTGAAAAGGTAGGATTGCCAGATAAGGCGAATGCCTATCCACAAAGTCTTTCAGGTGGTCAGCAACAGCGGATCGCTATTGCACGTGGTCTGGCCATGGACCCAGATGTCCTACTTTTTGATGAACCGACCTCTGCACTAGATCCTGAAATGGTTGGTGAAGTTCTTGCTGTTATGCAGGATTTGGCCAAGTCAGGGATGACCATGGTTATCGTGACTCATGAGATGGGATTTGCGCGTGAGGTAGCTGACAGGGTTATCTTTATGGATGGCGGTGTCATCGTGGAGGATGGAACGCCTGAAGAAGTCTTTGAACATACCAAGGAAGAACGGACCAAGGATTTCTTGTCTAAGGTCTTGTAA
- a CDS encoding amino acid ABC transporter permease, protein MNFSFLPEYWAYFNYGAIVTLIIAFFSVFFGSILGVLLAFAQRSKYKVLAWTANIYVWIFRGTPMIVQIMIAFAMTHFVAPTFQLGILTVDLTRLIPGIIVISMNSGAYVSETVRAGINAVPKGQLEAAYSLGIRPKQAMRYVIMPQAIKNILPALGNEFVTIVKDSSLLSTIGVMELWNGAQTVQSTSYIPLTPLVFAASYYLIMTTVLTVIIQSFEKKLNKGGQFHV, encoded by the coding sequence ATGAATTTTTCTTTTTTGCCTGAGTATTGGGCTTATTTTAATTATGGGGCAATTGTTACCCTCATTATTGCATTTTTCTCAGTATTTTTTGGTAGTATTTTAGGTGTGTTGCTTGCCTTTGCTCAGCGTAGTAAGTATAAAGTTTTAGCTTGGACTGCCAATATCTATGTCTGGATTTTCCGTGGGACACCGATGATTGTCCAGATTATGATTGCTTTTGCGATGACACATTTTGTAGCACCAACTTTTCAGCTTGGAATTTTGACGGTTGATTTGACGCGCTTGATTCCAGGTATCATTGTTATTTCGATGAACTCGGGTGCCTATGTATCTGAAACTGTTCGTGCAGGTATTAATGCTGTACCAAAAGGACAGCTGGAAGCAGCTTATTCGCTTGGTATTAGACCAAAGCAGGCGATGCGTTACGTTATCATGCCACAGGCTATCAAGAATATTCTTCCAGCCTTAGGAAATGAATTTGTGACTATTGTTAAGGATAGTTCACTTTTGTCAACCATCGGTGTGATGGAATTATGGAACGGTGCTCAGACAGTTCAATCCACTTCTTATATTCCTTTAACACCACTTGTATTTGCAGCGAGCTATTATCTAATTATGACAACGGTGCTAACAGTGATTATTCAGTCGTTTGAGAAAAAGTTGAACAAGGGAGGGCAGTTCCATGTCTAA
- a CDS encoding DUF1797 family protein → MESHLVRIINRLEAMANDGGTLKRNFERDGIVVAEVAYSYDEENGSVFTLRDVAARETYAFDSIDLIAMEIYELLY, encoded by the coding sequence ATGGAATCACATTTGGTGAGAATTATCAATCGTCTGGAGGCTATGGCTAATGACGGCGGTACGTTGAAACGTAATTTCGAACGTGATGGTATTGTTGTTGCAGAAGTGGCTTATAGCTATGACGAGGAAAATGGTTCAGTATTTACCTTGCGTGATGTTGCTGCTCGTGAAACGTACGCGTTTGACAGCATTGACTTGATTGCAATGGAAATCTATGAGCTATTGTACTAA